TGGGGGCTGTTCGACCTCGAGCTGTCGCGGCCCCTCGCGCGCCACTGGATCGTCACCCGGAGCCTGTTGCTCGCACTCGGGCTCTCGAGCGCGCTGGTCGCGGCGATGGCGCTCGGCACCTGGCTCGGCCTCGTTGGGTTCGCGCCGGCCGGGGCGACGTGGCCGGCTGCGGCGAACGTCGCGAGCCTGGCCGCGCACCTGGTCTTCCTCGCGTGGACGTTTGCCGCGCTGGGTCTCGCGGTTGCCACGTTCGTGCGACGGCGAGGCACGGCGTTCGCGCTGGTCGGCATGGCCGTCGTCGTGCTGTACCTGCTGAACTTCCTCAGCGACGTGTGGGCGCCGGCCCGCCGCATTCGGTGGCTCTCGCCGTTCCACTACTTCCCGGGCTTCGCGGTGGCGAACGGCACCGCGCCGACCTTTCACGACCTCTCGATTCTCGCGATTCCGACGCTGGTCCTTTCCGCCCTCGCATACTGGCGATTTGCCCGCCGCGACCTGTGAGCCACCACGTGCTAGACTTTGCCGCGCCACGGTTCGAGGTGGACTCTCTGCAACCGATTTCCGACAACACGGAGGCTAGGATGGACGTGTCAGCGATCCGGCGCGTTTCTCGCACGCTGGTGGGTCTCGCTGTCTTCACCGGGCTCGCCGTCCAGTCGCTGGCGCAGGCGCCGGCCGCGAACGCTCCGCGCGCACTGAACGCGTCCGACTATGCACGCGCGGAGAAGTTCCTCGGCTACAGCGTGAACCCGCTGGTGCTGCACGGCGCAGTGCGCGCGACGTGGCTGCCGGGTGACCGCTTCTGGTATCGCGACACGGTCGAGAACGGCGCGGAGTTCGTCCTCGTGGATCCGGCGAAGGGCACGAAGGCTCCGGCCTTCGACCACGCGAAGCTGGCCGCCACGCTCGCGGTCGCCTCGAAAGCGACCTGTGACGCGACGCACCTGCCGTTCTCGCAGTTCGAGTTCACGCCGGACGGGCAATCGATCACGTTCACCGTGCAATCGGTCAAGTGGTCGTGTGACGTGCAAGGGAGGTCGTGCTCGTCGAGCCGGACAGCGGCCGACACCTCCGGCGC
This DNA window, taken from Vicinamibacterales bacterium, encodes the following:
- a CDS encoding ABC transporter permease subunit gives rise to the protein MMRTAPFRALVGRSFARTAAVFAVVAWILAGFQVLLVLVARSFVETRSFDVLSSLMPMNLQQSLGPGALVLASFPGLVTFGYFHPIVVLAVLQTGAFIATEPAGEIEWGLFDLELSRPLARHWIVTRSLLLALGLSSALVAAMALGTWLGLVGFAPAGATWPAAANVASLAAHLVFLAWTFAALGLAVATFVRRRGTAFALVGMAVVVLYLLNFLSDVWAPARRIRWLSPFHYFPGFAVANGTAPTFHDLSILAIPTLVLSALAYWRFARRDL